The Zobellia alginiliquefaciens genome contains a region encoding:
- a CDS encoding alpha/beta hydrolase, translating to MKRLFKTEVGKKEVLSLYDQKLNELNIEFECLDIDTSFGRTNVITTGVSTNPPIILIHGSNGCAPIALDTYPALRKNFKVYAVDVLAQPNRSAETRMSMKDDSYGRWMNEIITALKINNVTLAGFSLGGLIILKTLEFNESKIKEVYLAAPAYIVNGNPLKTLFKIFIPMKRFMKTEKEKYVEKFLAELFTERDEFAIKYLSKVFVHFKMDFTPVPVISEVAAKSIKTPITLFAAQNDTIFPGVKMIKRARKIFPSLKSVLMFENSKHVQNKAQNELIESAILEQ from the coding sequence ATGAAGCGGCTTTTTAAAACAGAGGTAGGGAAGAAGGAGGTTTTAAGTCTGTATGACCAAAAATTGAACGAACTAAATATTGAATTTGAATGCTTGGATATTGATACCAGTTTTGGACGGACCAATGTTATAACAACTGGGGTTTCTACAAATCCACCCATTATATTGATTCATGGCTCTAACGGTTGTGCACCCATTGCGCTTGACACATATCCTGCTTTAAGGAAGAATTTTAAAGTGTATGCGGTTGATGTTTTAGCGCAACCAAACCGCAGTGCAGAAACAAGAATGAGTATGAAAGATGATTCTTATGGGCGATGGATGAACGAAATAATAACAGCTCTAAAGATTAATAATGTTACTCTAGCCGGGTTTTCTTTAGGAGGATTGATCATATTGAAAACCCTTGAATTTAATGAAAGTAAGATCAAGGAGGTGTATCTGGCTGCACCCGCTTACATTGTAAATGGCAACCCATTGAAAACATTATTTAAAATCTTTATTCCAATGAAGCGGTTTATGAAAACGGAAAAAGAGAAATATGTGGAAAAATTTTTAGCGGAACTTTTTACGGAACGTGATGAGTTTGCAATCAAATATTTGTCAAAAGTATTCGTGCATTTTAAAATGGACTTTACGCCTGTACCTGTAATAAGTGAGGTTGCAGCTAAATCTATTAAAACACCAATAACCCTGTTTGCAGCTCAGAACGACACAATTTTTCCTGGTGTAAAGATGATTAAAAGAGCAAGAAAAATATTCCCTTCTTTAAAAAGTGTTCTAATGTTCGAAAATTCAAAACACGTTCAAAACAAAGCGCAGAATGAGCTGATTGAAAGTGCTATTCTGGAACAATAA
- a CDS encoding serine hydrolase domain-containing protein, with the protein MRILRIVFILASIGSLYFVPWVLVKAWILPLPDTVQEQVDEAISHGFDGMIVYVDEANRPPAYYAGGWKNREDKIPADPKSLFKIASISKLYVAVAITKLVHDKRLSLDESLLDYFPELEGRIENAEKITLKLMVQHRSGIPNFTDNPAYWKDEQENGKRAIEFAIDLPASFKPDEGYEYSNTNYLLLRQIIEEVVGYSHEQYIKEEILMPLQLSNTFFSLSEVNIDDVMSGYYVGEDEDFKTNENGMLATAEDVGVFLRALNDGSVFDEGEQEIYSSIYVYEHGGLVPGYQSLAEYHEDIDTVVVQFINTTDFQGYEWNLSEITINRIVKILRNKKGK; encoded by the coding sequence ATGCGAATACTCCGAATAGTATTTATTCTGGCAAGTATCGGCTCTTTGTATTTTGTACCATGGGTTTTGGTAAAGGCGTGGATATTGCCACTGCCGGATACTGTTCAGGAACAAGTAGATGAAGCCATTAGTCATGGTTTTGACGGCATGATTGTTTATGTAGACGAAGCAAATAGGCCACCGGCTTATTATGCAGGTGGGTGGAAAAACAGGGAAGATAAGATACCTGCCGACCCCAAATCCTTGTTTAAAATTGCGAGTATCAGTAAGCTCTACGTAGCAGTGGCTATCACTAAACTGGTTCATGATAAACGTCTGTCTTTAGATGAATCACTTCTTGACTATTTTCCAGAACTCGAAGGAAGAATTGAAAACGCAGAAAAAATCACTTTAAAATTAATGGTGCAACATCGGAGTGGTATTCCCAACTTCACTGATAATCCCGCATATTGGAAAGACGAGCAGGAAAACGGGAAGAGAGCCATTGAATTTGCTATTGATTTACCGGCTAGCTTTAAACCAGACGAAGGTTATGAATATTCAAACACCAATTATTTATTGCTTCGTCAGATTATTGAAGAAGTAGTGGGTTACAGTCATGAACAATATATAAAGGAGGAAATATTGATGCCCCTTCAACTAAGCAACACCTTCTTTTCGCTTAGTGAAGTGAATATAGATGATGTAATGAGTGGTTATTATGTAGGTGAGGATGAGGATTTTAAGACCAATGAAAACGGAATGTTAGCTACAGCAGAGGATGTGGGAGTCTTCTTAAGAGCATTAAATGATGGCTCTGTGTTTGATGAAGGGGAGCAAGAAATTTATTCTTCCATATACGTCTATGAACACGGTGGTTTGGTTCCCGGTTATCAGAGTCTTGCAGAATATCATGAGGACATAGATACCGTGGTGGTTCAATTTATTAATACAACAGATTTTCAAGGGTATGAGTGGAATCTATCTGAAATTACAATCAACCGTATTGTAAAAATATTGAGAAATAAAAAAGGCAAATAG
- a CDS encoding TonB-dependent receptor, producing the protein MKNYIKVILMLLVCNTTFAQISVKGKITDNNGAPIFGATLSYSDKNSGTKGGTITEENGNFNFALASAGNYQITVSYIGMKSLSFQKSFDQSKEYDLGTISLQESVEQLQSVEVIGRARTDYNSDYSFSATKVAIANKELPQAITSVTKELIADRLAFQVPDAVKTVSNVSVTGLYNHYNIRGITQGDDGQVLNGMRTRQYYFLQPITSHLERVEVIKGPSSVTFSSADPGGTVNMVTKKPLKEKRSEVSLTTGSFSTIRATADFTGPLNESKTLLYRFNAAIQEADSFRDVVNNNAILFSPSLSYIPNETTSLNVELIYSDAVGNLDRGQPIFGAFNGEYDLDSTPITMNVGASSDHYKNKEFIFMANFSKKLTDNLGFNAQFMKQTWDEDMAEHRVGGSIVDIEGNVIPTLARLRYDERQQNWETDNFSTYFTYDIKTEKITNKILVGYDATRWERKIGAGFLRARRYLTVDGGQANFDPENADNFEQIVVDGITIPKPAAAYFNLENPFNGARDVSDYNLSELSIPANLNTSGGIYIQNQFKVGKFSALINLRYETFTDIFDYKGNEQEFKNNALVPRFGLTYEISNSISAYGTYLEGFQPHSNTVSLSPSAEGFVWAASPARFDPLESSLTEFGAKGEFLNGKIFANLAIFNITQKNILLGDTYDLENLTTRGEQRSRGFEMDISGYISSNFQLTASYGFADAEIVEDAIEEYIGEPIGGAPKHNGNIWGRYDFTTETLKGVGFGLGAQFMDERYTWYNPTYDTDRLLLPSYTVFDAAVYYKPNNTGMQLTLKLNNLFDETYWLGGLNPSRLGPGAPRNVLLNATYKF; encoded by the coding sequence ATGAAAAACTATATAAAAGTCATACTGATGCTATTAGTATGCAATACAACATTTGCCCAAATTTCAGTAAAAGGTAAAATTACAGATAACAACGGTGCCCCAATTTTTGGAGCAACCCTCTCCTATTCCGATAAAAATTCAGGAACAAAAGGAGGTACAATTACAGAGGAAAACGGAAATTTCAATTTTGCCCTTGCTTCTGCGGGAAACTATCAGATTACCGTAAGTTACATCGGTATGAAATCGCTCAGTTTTCAAAAATCATTCGACCAATCGAAAGAGTATGATTTGGGCACCATCAGCCTTCAAGAGAGTGTAGAGCAATTACAATCGGTAGAAGTTATTGGTAGAGCAAGAACAGATTACAATAGTGATTATTCGTTCTCGGCGACTAAAGTGGCAATTGCCAATAAAGAATTGCCGCAAGCGATAACGTCGGTAACAAAGGAGTTAATTGCAGACCGACTTGCTTTTCAAGTGCCAGATGCCGTAAAAACGGTAAGTAACGTATCCGTTACTGGATTATATAATCATTATAATATTCGTGGTATTACACAAGGTGATGACGGACAAGTGTTAAACGGCATGCGTACACGACAATACTATTTTCTGCAACCTATTACCTCGCACTTAGAACGGGTTGAAGTTATAAAAGGTCCGTCTTCGGTAACGTTCTCAAGTGCTGATCCAGGTGGTACGGTAAACATGGTAACCAAAAAACCCTTAAAGGAAAAACGTAGTGAAGTTTCGTTGACTACCGGTAGTTTTTCAACTATTAGGGCTACAGCAGATTTTACCGGTCCGTTGAACGAATCTAAAACGCTTTTATATCGTTTTAATGCAGCTATTCAAGAGGCAGATTCATTTAGAGATGTAGTAAATAACAATGCCATTTTGTTTTCGCCTTCCTTAAGTTATATACCTAATGAAACCACATCTTTAAACGTAGAGTTAATCTACAGTGATGCTGTGGGTAATTTAGATAGAGGTCAGCCAATTTTTGGTGCTTTTAATGGCGAGTATGATTTAGATAGTACTCCAATTACAATGAACGTAGGTGCATCTAGCGATCACTATAAGAACAAAGAGTTTATTTTCATGGCAAACTTCAGTAAAAAGTTAACCGATAACTTAGGTTTTAATGCCCAGTTCATGAAACAAACTTGGGATGAGGACATGGCCGAGCACAGAGTTGGTGGTTCCATAGTCGATATTGAAGGTAACGTGATACCTACCCTGGCAAGACTGCGATATGATGAACGTCAACAAAACTGGGAAACAGATAACTTTAGCACTTACTTTACGTACGACATTAAAACGGAGAAGATAACTAACAAAATATTGGTTGGTTACGATGCTACCCGTTGGGAGAGAAAAATTGGTGCCGGATTTTTACGCGCTAGAAGATATTTAACGGTAGATGGTGGTCAGGCTAATTTTGACCCAGAGAATGCTGATAATTTTGAACAAATTGTTGTTGACGGTATTACCATACCAAAACCGGCTGCAGCTTATTTTAATTTGGAAAATCCTTTTAATGGTGCCAGAGATGTTAGTGATTATAATCTTTCGGAATTATCAATACCGGCTAATTTGAATACTTCAGGGGGTATCTATATTCAAAACCAGTTTAAGGTCGGTAAATTTTCAGCATTAATTAATCTGCGATATGAAACGTTTACAGATATTTTCGATTACAAGGGAAATGAACAAGAGTTTAAAAACAATGCTTTAGTGCCTAGATTTGGTTTAACCTATGAAATTTCGAATAGTATTAGTGCGTATGGCACTTACTTGGAAGGATTTCAACCACATTCAAACACCGTTTCATTATCACCATCTGCAGAAGGTTTCGTTTGGGCCGCTTCACCTGCCAGATTTGACCCATTGGAAAGCAGCTTGACGGAATTTGGAGCGAAAGGAGAATTTTTGAACGGAAAAATATTTGCCAATCTGGCAATATTCAATATCACCCAAAAGAACATCTTATTGGGTGACACGTATGACTTAGAAAACTTGACCACCAGAGGAGAACAAAGAAGTAGAGGTTTTGAGATGGATATTTCCGGTTATATATCCTCTAACTTTCAGCTTACCGCATCTTACGGTTTTGCAGATGCTGAAATTGTAGAAGATGCCATAGAAGAGTACATCGGTGAACCTATCGGTGGAGCGCCAAAGCACAATGGTAATATTTGGGGGCGATATGATTTCACGACTGAAACCTTAAAAGGAGTCGGCTTCGGTTTAGGTGCTCAATTTATGGATGAACGATATACATGGTACAACCCTACGTACGACACAGATAGGCTATTATTACCTTCCTATACCGTATTTGATGCAGCGGTATATTACAAGCCTAATAATACAGGTATGCAATTAACCCTTAAGCTAAATAATTTATTCGATGAGACGTATTGGCTAGGTGGTCTAAACCCATCAAGATTAGGACCTGGCGCACCAAGAAATGTATTGTTGAACGCAACGTATAAGTTTTAA
- a CDS encoding ABC transporter ATP-binding protein, producing the protein MLRAINITKSYNGNAALKDVSFEVSKGEIFCLLGQNGAGKTTTINIFLGFINKDGGQAFIADKEVGKDDTNTLTAYIPETVQLYGNLSGVENLDFFSRLAGFNYSTTELESFLSKTGLQKDAQHKRLSSYSKGMRQKVGIAVALAKNAEVIFMDEPTSGLDPKATAEFTKICKELAAMGKVIFMATHDIFNAVELGTTIGIMKEGVLAQQLKASEINANELNQLYLETI; encoded by the coding sequence ATGCTTAGAGCAATAAATATAACCAAGTCTTACAATGGAAACGCTGCATTAAAAGACGTTTCCTTTGAAGTCTCTAAAGGAGAGATATTTTGTCTGTTAGGTCAGAACGGTGCAGGAAAAACTACTACCATCAACATTTTCTTAGGTTTTATTAATAAAGATGGCGGTCAGGCTTTTATAGCCGATAAAGAGGTTGGAAAAGATGATACCAATACTTTGACCGCTTATATACCAGAAACAGTACAGCTTTATGGTAACCTTAGCGGTGTAGAAAATTTAGATTTCTTTAGTCGCTTGGCAGGCTTCAACTATTCCACGACCGAGCTGGAATCTTTTTTAAGTAAAACAGGATTGCAAAAAGATGCACAACACAAAAGACTTTCCTCCTATTCAAAAGGAATGCGTCAAAAAGTAGGAATTGCCGTAGCCCTTGCCAAGAACGCAGAAGTAATATTTATGGATGAGCCAACTTCAGGTCTTGATCCTAAAGCAACAGCTGAATTCACTAAAATATGTAAAGAACTTGCCGCTATGGGCAAGGTTATTTTTATGGCAACACATGATATTTTTAATGCTGTTGAATTAGGAACCACTATAGGCATTATGAAAGAAGGTGTACTGGCTCAACAACTTAAAGCAAGTGAAATAAATGCCAATGAACTTAATCAACTTTACTTAGAAACTATTTAA
- a CDS encoding ABC transporter permease yields MRKNVIQLLARQLWQDAFRSKVMLIASALMLCLLLFSAYSGWENYHDQNFTRDEIQDEVEESWENNPDKHPHRMAHYGSFALRLKHVLSVFDMGMENFVGNAVFLEAHKQNTVNFSEASMSTGLLRFGEVSLAMLLKVIVPLLIFYLGFGTIARERENGTLKLLIGQGITRKEIVFGKWLGLWSLSLVFLGAIFLVLLLFVLVESHDSMHTDSLLRYVVLLVAYLLFFGILSAITILVSAFSATAKGALVKLLGIWLLFVIIVPKSLQAMGFYLYPTPSKIEMETAVEHDLAEIGDSHDPNDPHFKAMKDSVLRVHNVENVEDLPFNYGGFVMSQGEAMSTKIYLKHQEDLYEVYGKQNNLERYSAFINPYTAIKNLSMAFSGTDFQSFLHFKDEAETYRFKLAQDMNQLQMDLIPNKGKEGPNTISSDYWKEFPPFEYHFLSISDVFKNELISLLALVLWGGLAILGLLRLSTNLKAI; encoded by the coding sequence ATGAGGAAAAATGTAATTCAATTATTGGCTCGCCAATTATGGCAAGATGCCTTTAGATCCAAGGTCATGTTGATCGCTTCTGCCTTAATGCTATGCCTACTTCTTTTTTCTGCATATAGTGGATGGGAGAATTATCATGACCAGAATTTTACACGGGATGAAATTCAAGATGAAGTAGAAGAAAGCTGGGAAAATAATCCTGATAAACATCCGCACCGTATGGCACACTATGGCTCTTTTGCCCTAAGGTTAAAACACGTATTAAGTGTATTTGATATGGGAATGGAGAACTTTGTGGGTAATGCCGTTTTCTTGGAAGCTCACAAACAAAATACCGTCAACTTTTCAGAAGCCAGTATGTCTACCGGTTTGTTGCGTTTTGGCGAAGTGAGTCTGGCAATGTTATTAAAAGTAATTGTACCACTTTTAATTTTCTATTTAGGATTTGGTACCATTGCCAGAGAGCGTGAAAATGGCACTTTAAAGCTATTGATCGGGCAAGGTATAACACGAAAAGAAATAGTATTCGGAAAATGGCTGGGCTTATGGAGTCTGTCCTTGGTTTTTCTAGGTGCTATATTTCTGGTCCTTCTATTATTCGTTTTGGTTGAGTCGCACGATAGCATGCATACCGATAGTCTATTAAGATATGTTGTACTGTTAGTAGCTTATCTATTGTTCTTTGGCATTTTGAGTGCCATTACTATTCTGGTTTCGGCTTTTAGTGCTACAGCCAAAGGAGCATTGGTAAAACTATTGGGCATCTGGTTGCTTTTTGTGATCATTGTTCCAAAATCATTACAAGCAATGGGGTTCTACCTTTACCCTACTCCTTCTAAAATAGAAATGGAAACTGCAGTGGAACACGATTTGGCTGAGATTGGAGATAGTCATGACCCTAATGATCCGCATTTCAAAGCCATGAAAGATTCCGTACTACGTGTACATAACGTAGAAAATGTTGAAGACCTTCCTTTTAATTATGGTGGTTTTGTGATGTCTCAAGGTGAAGCAATGAGCACTAAAATATATTTAAAACATCAGGAGGATTTGTATGAAGTGTATGGAAAGCAGAACAATCTAGAACGGTACTCCGCATTTATAAATCCGTATACGGCAATCAAGAACTTATCAATGGCTTTCTCAGGCACCGATTTTCAATCTTTTCTTCATTTTAAGGATGAGGCAGAAACCTATCGCTTCAAATTAGCTCAAGATATGAATCAATTGCAGATGGATTTAATTCCGAATAAAGGAAAAGAAGGTCCAAATACTATATCTAGTGATTATTGGAAAGAATTTCCTCCGTTTGAGTATCATTTTTTAAGCATTTCAGATGTCTTTAAAAATGAGCTTATATCCTTATTGGCATTAGTACTTTGGGGAGGACTAGCCATATTGGGTCTGTTAAGATTATCCACTAACCTAAAAGCCATATAG
- a CDS encoding DUF3526 domain-containing protein, whose protein sequence is MYSLLFKSFFRTKIFLVSLVLLLTVGVISILIGKQYLVKQEKTIAAAQVFQEESIKKNVDYHSEDLGLLLYYLRFTLIKKPQNINAISIGQSDVNPLLQAVTIRGLEAQKYDTDFENPSLLMSGNLDLGFVIIYLFPLVLIAMTFNLYSEEKELGTWRILAAQTSGKAKFLFKKLLVRILFVFAVLIFLMFLASAMLQIPMNANFWAIFIQSVLYVMFWSALCFWMVTLLKNSSFNALALISIWVVLTILIPALVNNYVINAYQVPEALDAMVEQRDGYHEKWDLEKDATMTEFIKAYPQYKNYPVPEDEFSWIWYYGMQFMGDFAAKETSAEMTEKIMLRNTASEKIALFVPTMHSQLSFNSLAGTDMLSHLDFLKSLTEFHKNLREGFYTKIFDHKSANAVDWKKHEAKFYEQDYSFSWLKLLLPTLLITFIIGILAGLNLRKL, encoded by the coding sequence ATGTATAGTTTATTATTTAAATCATTTTTTAGGACGAAAATTTTCTTGGTCAGTTTGGTGCTGTTATTGACCGTTGGGGTAATAAGTATTTTAATAGGAAAGCAATATTTGGTAAAGCAGGAAAAGACAATTGCTGCAGCACAGGTATTTCAAGAAGAAAGCATTAAAAAGAACGTGGATTACCATAGTGAAGACTTAGGCTTGCTTTTATATTACCTGCGTTTTACGCTCATAAAGAAACCTCAAAATATAAACGCAATTTCCATTGGTCAGAGCGATGTTAATCCGTTATTGCAAGCGGTAACCATTAGAGGGTTGGAAGCACAAAAATATGACACCGATTTTGAGAACCCGTCATTATTAATGTCCGGCAATCTCGATCTAGGTTTTGTTATCATTTATTTGTTTCCGCTGGTATTGATAGCCATGACCTTCAATTTGTATTCAGAAGAAAAAGAACTGGGTACGTGGCGAATATTGGCTGCTCAAACCTCTGGAAAAGCAAAGTTTTTATTCAAAAAATTATTGGTGAGAATACTCTTTGTATTCGCTGTTTTAATTTTCTTGATGTTTTTGGCAAGTGCGATGCTGCAAATTCCGATGAACGCTAATTTTTGGGCAATTTTTATTCAGAGCGTTTTGTATGTCATGTTCTGGAGTGCCTTATGTTTTTGGATGGTAACCCTATTAAAGAATTCAAGTTTTAATGCTTTGGCTTTAATTTCCATTTGGGTGGTACTGACCATTTTGATTCCGGCGTTGGTCAACAACTATGTTATAAATGCCTACCAAGTGCCCGAAGCTTTAGATGCCATGGTAGAGCAAAGGGATGGTTACCATGAAAAGTGGGATTTGGAAAAGGATGCAACCATGACGGAGTTTATCAAAGCTTACCCGCAATACAAAAACTACCCTGTTCCGGAAGATGAATTCAGTTGGATCTGGTATTATGGTATGCAATTCATGGGCGATTTTGCGGCAAAGGAGACAAGTGCCGAAATGACCGAAAAAATTATGTTACGAAATACGGCAAGCGAAAAAATAGCACTTTTTGTGCCCACAATGCATTCTCAACTAAGTTTTAATAGTCTTGCGGGAACCGATATGCTTAGTCATTTGGACTTCTTGAAATCATTGACCGAATTCCATAAAAATTTGCGCGAAGGTTTTTACACCAAAATATTTGACCATAAATCTGCTAATGCAGTAGATTGGAAAAAGCATGAAGCTAAATTTTATGAGCAGGATTATAGCTTTAGTTGGTTAAAACTGCTACTGCCCACTTTATTAATAACATTTATTATTGGAATTTTAGCAGGATTAAATCTTCGGAAATTGTAA
- a CDS encoding NAD(P)-dependent alcohol dehydrogenase: MKRITKETMRAIIITKYGSPEVLQLQYVQNPIPKDKEVLVQVKAASATRADTMMRKGSPWLGRLFIGLTKPKHPISGTGFSGVVEAIGKDVTEFEVGDAVFGESIFGAGTNAEYVCIQEDGVLTLKPEQLSHKEATTICDGYLTSWNFLKGMAEVKPGQSVLINGASGSLGTAAVQLAKYLGAEVTGVCSAQNVELVGAIGADKVIDYNKTDFTKTGKMYDVVFDTVGKSKYSYCKKALSFKGIYLSPVLSFSLLVRVVWTSMFSYKKAKFSATGAKSIPALRLLLNELKELWVSNQLKPVIDRYYALEETGKAHEYIDMGRKKGNVVILL, from the coding sequence ATGAAAAGAATAACCAAAGAAACAATGAGGGCAATTATAATAACGAAGTACGGTTCGCCGGAAGTACTTCAATTGCAGTACGTTCAAAACCCCATTCCTAAAGACAAAGAAGTTTTGGTACAGGTAAAAGCGGCTAGTGCAACTAGGGCCGATACCATGATGCGAAAAGGAAGCCCGTGGTTAGGAAGGCTTTTTATTGGTCTAACAAAACCAAAACACCCTATATCCGGCACCGGTTTTTCTGGTGTTGTGGAAGCCATTGGTAAAGACGTTACAGAATTTGAAGTGGGAGATGCCGTTTTTGGAGAGTCAATTTTTGGAGCGGGGACAAATGCGGAATATGTTTGCATTCAGGAAGACGGCGTACTCACTCTCAAACCCGAACAATTATCTCACAAAGAAGCGACTACTATTTGTGACGGCTATTTAACCTCTTGGAATTTCTTAAAAGGGATGGCAGAAGTAAAACCGGGCCAGTCCGTTTTAATAAATGGTGCTTCAGGAAGTCTTGGTACTGCGGCCGTGCAATTAGCAAAATATCTTGGAGCCGAGGTTACGGGTGTTTGTAGTGCCCAAAATGTAGAATTGGTTGGAGCTATAGGAGCGGATAAAGTTATAGATTATAATAAAACAGATTTCACCAAAACAGGAAAGATGTATGATGTTGTTTTTGATACTGTGGGTAAATCAAAGTACTCGTATTGTAAAAAGGCACTTAGCTTCAAAGGCATTTATCTTTCCCCCGTATTGAGTTTCTCTTTGCTAGTTCGGGTAGTGTGGACGTCTATGTTCAGCTATAAAAAAGCAAAATTTTCGGCTACGGGAGCCAAGTCTATTCCGGCACTTCGGTTGCTCCTCAATGAACTTAAAGAACTTTGGGTATCCAACCAATTAAAACCAGTAATAGATAGGTATTATGCTTTAGAAGAAACAGGTAAAGCCCATGAATATATAGATATGGGACGTAAAAAAGGTAACGTAGTTATTCTTCTTTGA
- a CDS encoding DUF2607 family protein, whose amino-acid sequence MENVKRFIAIFYVALMLLFKVAGLHALTHHAEEQDVQHCEVCDITTAVNFIPALETVPPVLPQKESFFSEQKITNTTYNIAFNNRHLASNLFARPPPRFS is encoded by the coding sequence ATGGAAAACGTAAAACGTTTTATTGCCATATTTTATGTTGCCTTGATGCTTTTGTTCAAGGTTGCTGGCTTGCACGCGCTAACCCATCATGCAGAAGAGCAAGACGTTCAGCACTGTGAGGTTTGCGATATTACCACAGCAGTTAATTTCATTCCCGCTTTAGAAACCGTACCTCCGGTTTTACCACAAAAGGAAAGTTTCTTTTCTGAACAAAAAATTACGAATACCACGTATAATATTGCCTTTAACAATAGGCATTTGGCCAGTAACCTTTTTGCAAGGCCTCCCCCACGGTTCTCATAA